A part of Myxococcus landrumus genomic DNA contains:
- a CDS encoding MFS transporter — MSSLPPWLANLLPIVILLGAISLVLARLPKVELGHTDAFRRRRFFNWFPLGMTYAFLYMGRYNVNEATSAMKGHTSNADFGTIFFWGTLVYGFAFLINGPLTDKLGGRKTILLSAAGSSVANVLMGTVVYKVLTEGWQPPGGIVGSLSFLYAVNMYFQSFGAVSIVKVNAAWFHVRERGQLGGVFGILISLGVYFAYDWSRIIAKAAPTYWVFFVPAAVLAAFVLLDFFVIRDTPSQTGHPDFDTQDASSGDQGKNLGVFDVLVKMLTNRAIIIIMLVEFCSGFMRNAIMQWYPKFARATGIGETFVASNWGMLLCVAGITGGMFAGVISDRVFDSRRGPVSAVLYAGMSLGAVAALFLLKSPALGWTVIFMSLCVIGVHGMLSGTASMDFGGKKNAGLAVGIIDGAVYAGTALQSLLLGRILPAGDVAKDPGNWGNWPLAMLPLSFGGLLLATRVWNARPQPKAGTAAPAVATAQTVSAPRTGTEG, encoded by the coding sequence ATGTCGTCGCTGCCCCCGTGGCTGGCCAACCTGTTGCCCATTGTCATCCTGCTGGGAGCCATCTCGCTCGTGCTGGCGAGGCTCCCCAAGGTGGAGCTGGGCCACACGGATGCCTTCCGCCGACGCCGCTTCTTCAACTGGTTCCCGCTGGGGATGACGTACGCGTTCCTCTACATGGGGCGCTACAACGTCAACGAAGCCACCAGCGCGATGAAGGGCCACACGTCCAACGCGGACTTCGGCACCATCTTCTTCTGGGGCACGCTGGTCTACGGCTTCGCCTTCCTCATCAACGGCCCGCTGACGGACAAGCTGGGCGGCCGCAAGACGATTCTCCTGTCCGCCGCGGGCTCGTCGGTGGCGAACGTGTTGATGGGCACCGTCGTCTACAAGGTGCTCACGGAGGGCTGGCAGCCGCCCGGTGGCATCGTGGGGTCGCTGTCGTTCCTCTACGCCGTCAACATGTACTTCCAGAGCTTCGGCGCGGTCTCCATCGTCAAGGTGAACGCGGCCTGGTTCCACGTGCGCGAGCGCGGCCAGCTGGGCGGAGTCTTCGGCATTCTCATCTCGTTGGGCGTGTACTTCGCCTACGACTGGAGCCGCATCATCGCCAAGGCCGCGCCCACGTACTGGGTGTTCTTCGTGCCGGCGGCGGTGCTCGCGGCGTTCGTCCTGCTGGACTTCTTCGTCATCCGCGACACGCCCAGCCAGACGGGGCACCCGGACTTCGACACGCAGGACGCCTCCAGCGGTGACCAGGGGAAGAACCTGGGCGTGTTCGACGTGCTGGTGAAGATGCTGACCAACCGCGCCATCATCATCATCATGCTGGTGGAGTTCTGCAGCGGCTTCATGCGCAACGCCATCATGCAGTGGTACCCCAAGTTCGCGCGCGCGACGGGAATCGGCGAGACATTCGTCGCGTCCAACTGGGGCATGCTCCTGTGCGTGGCGGGCATCACCGGAGGCATGTTCGCCGGCGTCATCAGCGACCGCGTCTTCGACTCGCGCCGAGGGCCTGTCTCCGCGGTGCTCTACGCGGGCATGAGCCTGGGCGCGGTGGCTGCGCTGTTCCTGCTCAAGAGCCCCGCGCTGGGGTGGACGGTCATCTTCATGTCGCTGTGTGTGATTGGTGTGCACGGCATGCTGTCCGGCACCGCCAGCATGGACTTCGGCGGCAAGAAGAACGCGGGACTCGCCGTGGGCATCATCGACGGCGCGGTGTATGCGGGCACCGCGCTCCAGTCCCTGCTGCTCGGGCGCATCCTTCCCGCGGGCGACGTCGCCAAGGACCCGGGCAACTGGGGCAACTGGCCGCTCGCCATGCTGCCGCTGTCCTTCGGTGGATTGTTGCTGGCCACGCGCGTGTGGAATGCCCGCCCGCAGCCGAAGGCCGGCACCGCGGCGCCGGCGGTTGCCACCGCGCAGACAGTTTCAGCTCCTAGGACTGGTACCGAGGGCTGA
- a CDS encoding NUDIX hydrolase, whose product MRQSHSSVTDIEIIEDFSSSARCDEGFLRVKRLRCRNRRADGSSSPVYRVDVVDRPRLDAVSVLVYRRGAAGLEVLTRMNLRPAAFFRKDQRDAMTVPDPAAGYLRVEEIVAGLLEPEDKGEEGLRRRAAEEVREEAGYGVRPEDIQLLGGAFFLAPGILSEKVFPAAVDVTGVTQEEPEGDGSPLEEGTLLHWRPFQEVLEACRRGDIPDAKTEVSLTRLLARMG is encoded by the coding sequence ATGCGGCAAAGCCATTCCAGTGTGACTGACATCGAGATCATCGAGGATTTCTCGTCTTCAGCGCGTTGCGACGAGGGGTTCCTCCGAGTCAAACGCCTGCGGTGTCGCAACCGACGCGCGGATGGTTCGTCTTCACCCGTCTACAGGGTGGATGTGGTGGATCGGCCCCGGCTGGATGCGGTGTCGGTGCTGGTTTATCGACGCGGTGCGGCGGGGCTCGAGGTGCTGACGCGGATGAACCTGAGGCCCGCGGCCTTCTTCCGGAAGGATCAGCGCGACGCGATGACGGTGCCGGACCCGGCGGCGGGCTACCTGCGGGTGGAGGAGATTGTCGCGGGGCTGCTGGAGCCGGAGGACAAGGGCGAGGAGGGGCTTCGCCGGCGCGCGGCGGAAGAGGTGCGGGAGGAGGCGGGCTACGGTGTGCGGCCGGAGGACATCCAGCTGCTGGGGGGCGCGTTCTTCCTGGCGCCGGGCATCCTCTCCGAGAAGGTGTTCCCCGCGGCGGTGGACGTCACGGGCGTGACGCAGGAGGAGCCGGAGGGGGACGGGTCGCCGTTGGAGGAGGGGACGCTCCTGCACTGGCGGCCGTTCCAGGAGGTGCTGGAGGCGTGCAGGCGAGGGGACATCCCGGACGCGAAGACGGAGGTGTCGCTCACGAGGTTGCTTGCCCGGATGGGGTGA
- a CDS encoding bifunctional metallophosphatase/5'-nucleotidase yields MRRLLLGLLCALATASCMPVVEGQDYHLEGQEVRLTLLHTSDIHSRLIPYDFAPLKTDQDLGLVPEAGPFGGATRMAALLKRERECGERVMHLDSGDCFQGAPIFNLNNGEVEFRFLSASRLDAAVVGNHEFDAGALNFTQQAKQHATFPLLAANYNWNDWRQNGSNETALETSPYTIRNIKGVRVGVIGMANISSLNSIVEGGNSMQVTPLEQNEVVRAYVALLRPVTDLIVIVSHLGLTEDQDVIQGYEAYYEYGRARSFIRRETDPWQVLEWFGPEGHEKSVVRVHIPGVSGVDVVMGGHLHVVLNPPQLISDPSGRKVVLAHSGAFSKYVGRLDLVVKMPEMLGSGEGGEVISQDYRVFPIDALWCDDAMRRFRYDSNIFWEDGQFIQLPAVRAAIDKCREQEDRFTTHLLQPYIIGMDMKLQLTNIFAYAPTDVTRRNNSTGGDSPLGNIAADSMRKRRRVDAQMALTNSLGIRDNLYSGVISQESMFNVFPFENTINIMYISGKEMQEMFDFVAERSAERGCVSQAQISGARFTMDCAQVQVNDLRIECDIAMAGADCPTDNREGHAPWQCLQDESSSSTKGRCYAHPGTDIQIGDEPLNPFGTYRVAVNDYIAKGGSGFNVLKRNTTRQETGISLRDSLIGYMQDFCTCDDINAGYATRGNKPDGQRCGAFIGGRWLVNERLVASCREMQDYENELSARVGSCTCGDLLRNGFNASKCGVPEITNPDQARAACIAAKQVGTCTCAELATKNYNPNGCNAPGIDDSAKAQAACAPSPGPFTGRCDCRDILSGTNPVCGTVTQQLRNFCSNPTAMPIADAVEDGRIGRRVK; encoded by the coding sequence ATGCGTCGCCTCCTGCTCGGCCTTCTATGTGCCCTGGCCACTGCTTCGTGCATGCCTGTGGTGGAGGGCCAGGACTACCACCTCGAGGGGCAGGAGGTGCGGCTGACGCTCCTTCATACCTCGGACATCCACTCCCGCCTCATCCCCTATGACTTCGCTCCGTTGAAGACGGACCAGGACCTGGGCCTCGTGCCCGAGGCCGGTCCCTTCGGTGGAGCCACTCGCATGGCCGCGCTGCTCAAGCGCGAGCGCGAGTGCGGGGAGCGAGTGATGCACCTGGACTCTGGAGACTGCTTCCAGGGTGCTCCCATCTTCAACCTCAACAACGGCGAAGTGGAGTTCCGCTTCCTGTCGGCGTCCCGCCTGGACGCCGCCGTCGTGGGCAACCACGAGTTCGACGCCGGCGCGCTGAACTTCACCCAGCAGGCCAAGCAGCACGCGACCTTCCCGCTGCTGGCCGCCAACTACAACTGGAACGACTGGCGGCAGAACGGCAGCAACGAGACGGCGCTGGAGACCTCGCCGTACACCATCCGCAACATCAAGGGCGTGCGGGTCGGTGTCATCGGCATGGCCAACATCTCCTCCCTCAACTCCATCGTCGAGGGCGGCAACAGCATGCAGGTCACCCCGCTCGAGCAGAACGAGGTGGTCCGCGCGTACGTGGCGCTGCTGCGTCCGGTGACGGACCTCATCGTCATCGTCAGCCACCTGGGCCTCACCGAGGACCAGGACGTCATCCAGGGCTATGAGGCCTATTACGAGTACGGCCGCGCGCGCAGCTTCATCCGCCGTGAGACGGACCCGTGGCAGGTGCTGGAGTGGTTCGGTCCCGAAGGCCACGAGAAGTCCGTCGTGCGCGTGCACATCCCGGGCGTCAGCGGCGTCGACGTGGTGATGGGTGGCCACCTGCACGTGGTGCTCAACCCGCCGCAGCTCATCTCCGACCCGAGCGGCCGCAAGGTGGTGCTCGCGCACTCCGGCGCCTTCTCCAAGTACGTGGGCCGGCTGGACCTGGTCGTGAAGATGCCGGAGATGCTGGGCTCGGGCGAGGGCGGCGAGGTCATCAGCCAGGACTACCGCGTGTTCCCCATCGACGCGCTCTGGTGTGACGACGCCATGCGCCGCTTCCGCTACGACTCGAACATCTTCTGGGAGGACGGCCAGTTCATCCAGCTGCCCGCCGTTCGCGCCGCCATCGACAAGTGCCGCGAGCAGGAGGACCGGTTCACCACGCACCTGCTCCAGCCCTACATCATCGGCATGGACATGAAGCTGCAGCTCACCAACATCTTCGCGTACGCGCCCACGGATGTGACCCGGCGCAACAACTCGACGGGTGGTGACTCGCCGCTGGGCAACATCGCGGCGGACTCGATGCGCAAGCGCCGCCGGGTGGACGCGCAGATGGCGCTTACCAACTCGCTGGGCATCCGCGACAACCTCTACTCCGGCGTCATCTCCCAGGAGTCGATGTTCAACGTGTTCCCGTTCGAGAACACCATCAACATCATGTACATCTCCGGCAAGGAGATGCAGGAGATGTTCGACTTCGTGGCCGAGCGCTCCGCGGAGCGCGGCTGCGTGAGCCAGGCGCAGATCTCCGGCGCGCGGTTCACCATGGACTGCGCCCAGGTGCAGGTCAACGACCTGCGCATCGAGTGCGACATCGCGATGGCGGGCGCGGACTGCCCCACCGACAACCGCGAGGGCCACGCGCCCTGGCAGTGCCTCCAGGACGAGAGCAGCTCCTCCACCAAGGGCCGCTGCTACGCGCACCCGGGCACGGACATCCAGATTGGCGACGAGCCGCTCAACCCGTTCGGCACCTACCGCGTCGCGGTGAACGACTACATCGCCAAGGGCGGCTCGGGCTTCAACGTCCTCAAGCGCAACACCACGCGCCAGGAGACGGGCATCTCCCTGCGTGACTCGCTCATCGGCTACATGCAGGACTTCTGCACCTGCGACGACATCAACGCGGGCTACGCCACGCGCGGCAACAAGCCGGATGGCCAGCGCTGCGGCGCCTTCATCGGGGGCCGCTGGCTGGTGAACGAGCGGCTGGTCGCGTCCTGCCGCGAGATGCAGGACTACGAGAACGAGCTGTCCGCGCGCGTGGGCTCCTGCACCTGCGGAGACCTGCTGCGCAACGGCTTCAATGCGTCCAAGTGCGGCGTGCCGGAAATCACCAACCCCGACCAGGCCCGCGCGGCCTGCATCGCGGCGAAGCAGGTGGGCACGTGCACGTGCGCCGAGCTGGCCACCAAGAACTACAACCCGAATGGCTGCAACGCGCCGGGCATCGACGATTCCGCGAAGGCGCAGGCCGCGTGCGCACCTTCTCCGGGCCCGTTCACCGGCCGCTGTGACTGCCGCGACATCCTGAGCGGAACCAATCCCGTGTGCGGAACGGTGACGCAGCAGCTGCGCAACTTCTGCTCGAACCCGACGGCGATGCCCATCGCCGACGCCGTGGAAGACGGCCGCATTGGCCGGAGGGTGAAGTAA
- a CDS encoding DUF7481 family protein, giving the protein MRCRDTAVLLAVLVVMGCSPSKDEGGEGPGPETPDDFYKSGSRLKAQVTTTVDGLRWPSEGLLWFDITLNQPCSWEETAADGAVSCIPREMNSIPSGKVGFYFDASCTEGLIIRSEPLTPGPHFARKGAACGEYPRYHFMGDLVSNTTAYFHDGTTCSAVSLPPTSKVYRVGAMVTAGTFARGALKERTRDSGISAHFIDGEDGSAQFARLHDTVRDTACGNHWASDGKKRCLPVGATTAHGQGAFAAANTTCTEPAYSATCMTAPRFAVTFAQSSCAPGSKVHEAGEQVTQVYSAAGAGVCQPLTMVPPDTRFFRGGAEIPASHFVELKEVDLKTHGRLKVRGMAAGDSVRIPVVVHDTELNTDCRFLEDASRKLRCFPLSNLSSNQSLFADSACTSPLGLEDVPTCASSPPSRHVLVRTFTATTPYYRAYNAGPKHDGPIFERAPGGGTPSTCQPAQRASGATYYSLGTEIAATSLVEGTRIRE; this is encoded by the coding sequence ATGCGATGTCGTGACACGGCGGTGTTGCTGGCTGTGCTGGTCGTCATGGGTTGCTCCCCGTCGAAAGACGAAGGTGGCGAAGGACCGGGGCCGGAGACGCCCGACGACTTCTACAAGAGCGGCTCCCGGCTGAAGGCGCAGGTGACGACCACGGTGGACGGCCTGCGCTGGCCGAGCGAAGGGCTCCTCTGGTTCGACATCACATTGAACCAACCCTGCTCCTGGGAAGAGACCGCCGCGGACGGCGCCGTCTCCTGCATCCCGCGCGAGATGAACTCCATCCCCTCAGGGAAGGTCGGCTTCTACTTCGACGCGAGCTGCACCGAGGGGCTCATCATCCGGTCTGAACCTCTCACTCCAGGTCCCCACTTCGCGAGGAAGGGGGCCGCGTGTGGCGAGTACCCGCGCTACCACTTCATGGGGGACTTGGTCTCGAACACGACCGCGTACTTCCATGACGGCACGACGTGCTCGGCAGTGTCCCTGCCCCCCACGTCCAAGGTGTATCGCGTGGGAGCCATGGTGACCGCGGGGACCTTCGCGAGAGGGGCCTTGAAGGAGCGGACGAGGGACTCCGGCATCTCGGCCCACTTCATCGACGGCGAAGATGGGTCGGCGCAATTCGCTCGCCTCCACGACACGGTCCGGGACACCGCCTGCGGGAACCACTGGGCAAGCGACGGAAAGAAGCGCTGCCTGCCAGTCGGCGCCACCACCGCACACGGCCAGGGGGCCTTCGCCGCGGCGAACACGACGTGCACCGAACCCGCCTACTCCGCGACCTGCATGACGGCGCCCCGCTTCGCGGTGACCTTCGCGCAATCGTCGTGTGCCCCTGGCTCCAAGGTCCACGAGGCCGGGGAGCAGGTCACCCAGGTCTACAGCGCCGCGGGCGCGGGCGTGTGCCAGCCGCTCACGATGGTGCCTCCAGATACCCGCTTCTTCCGGGGGGGCGCAGAGATTCCGGCCTCCCACTTCGTGGAGCTGAAGGAGGTCGACCTCAAGACCCACGGCCGGCTCAAGGTGCGTGGGATGGCAGCGGGTGACTCGGTCCGGATTCCCGTCGTGGTGCACGACACCGAGCTCAACACCGACTGCAGGTTCCTGGAGGACGCGAGCCGAAAGCTGCGCTGCTTCCCCCTCTCGAACCTCAGCAGCAATCAAAGCCTCTTCGCGGACTCCGCATGCACGAGTCCGTTGGGCCTCGAAGACGTGCCGACGTGCGCGTCCTCTCCCCCATCCCGCCATGTCCTCGTGCGCACCTTCACTGCGACGACGCCGTACTACCGCGCCTACAACGCAGGCCCGAAGCACGACGGTCCCATTTTCGAACGCGCACCAGGGGGAGGGACGCCGAGCACCTGTCAGCCAGCGCAGCGTGCATCCGGGGCCACGTACTACTCACTGGGGACGGAAATCGCGGCGACTTCATTGGTTGAAGGCACGCGAATCCGGGAATGA